A window of Sebastes umbrosus isolate fSebUmb1 chromosome 6, fSebUmb1.pri, whole genome shotgun sequence genomic DNA:
CTTCTCATGATAACACAAAGAGTTGGCTTCTGGATATATTTTCTATACATTATAGATTGTTTCCTCAtgatatttacagtattttttttttcattttatcaaATCATCTTTGTAATTTCGATGTTTGACCTCTTTTGTGTCTTAGACTGCTCCTCCGTCGCCCGGCCTCCACAACCTCTGGACTGAGCCCCCACCCGCCCCTGCTGGCACCCCCAGCAACGCCAGTCAATACTTTGACCTCTATGACGTCAAAGAGTCTTCTTACCACACCTTCATATCCCGCTTGGACTTGCACATATGCAACGACAGTTCTTCAATGGATGACGGTTAGTTGGAAATAGCTCGCCGTGTGCCAAAAAATGATCAACATGTAGCCTTTATTGTCTTGTTACTCAagtgtatgtattttacttcaGCATAAAGCCACGATTGTGCTCAAAGTAATCCCTAAAATACGATGAATTGCCAAGCATTTGAAGGATAATTACTGTCAAGCTGGTTTTTATCAGCTATCATGTGATATTTCATAGATGAGGCTCCCCCGCCAGGCCTGCAAGGTGCCATGCAGCTGACTTTCAGGAAGCTGGGCTTTGACTACTATCCCGTCCACAGACCTGGTGAGTGTGACGACTGGTCCTCTCTCTGACTGCGATTTGACCGCAGTTTACCCAGAGGCTCTTTCCTGCTCCCACTTTAACCACAGCATTCATTCAGGACTAGCTGTTAGGAGGATTTACTACTCAAGCAGACTAATGGCCTAGGACAGTGCCATTATTCTTTGTGAAATTCCTGAAGTGTAGAATGTAGAGCAGCAGAGCCGCCTCTGGAGCCGATTATGGTCAATTAAACACGGTTAGAAAgaaagcttttattttgctgtTCTGTTTGATTTAAGAATTAGAAGTGAATATTAACAGAAGAAAGATATGCATATATCAACACAGTGTAACTTTATATACAGCATGTACATGTAACCATATATCCAGGACTGAAAAGTGGCCACAtgcaaggaatttgactccatTTCTCAGTAGCGCTCAATAAACCTACAAACAGTGCAGAGGACATATTTACAGGACgatacagatacagacaaagctaaataaatacaagcaatcttttttttaatttcttttaacgGTTTATAGTGCAATACAAGTGAtcaatgtgaaaacaaacatttgacaCAGCACAAGACAAGCAGGAGAACTAGATATAAAAGGAAGAGatggcaaaaaacaaaacaaaaaaaccaaGGGGGGGACAGTAATAACCAAAGGAAGATgggaatagaaatatatatgaaaataaatgaatgaataaataacataGCTACAATGCTCTTGGAGGACATTTCTGGTTTGACTCATGAGCTGAACAGCTAGCTGTGCGTCAGGTTTTCTTCAGAGGAAATCAGTTTTAAGCCTCGAGTGGTTGCTGATTCATAactgccttctttcagctgACGGATGTCGACACTGGGAACGCCACAGCGGAGCCATGGAGGCTCAGGCCCAGTGGGCTGGGAGACTGCTGCAGGAGtaccagaggagagcagaggctACTGGGTTCCCTGGGCCACACGCTGAGGTGCCCCAGTCAACCAAGGACTCCTCTGTAAAGACAGCTCAAGGTATGAGTGCAGAATTAATGTGAAGGTTGTTGTTTCATTATAGGAAATCTATTTCTTTTGTGACAGCTAAACTTGAATGCAATAACACACAATCAAAAACTgtgtaatgaaataaaacatgaatactTGTTTGTCTTCGTTAGACAACAAAATACCACACAGTAGCAGCATTGAAACTATGACCTCATCCCCCATACAAATCAATACATGGCTCAGTAACTGCAACATTTTTTATGATAAGAAAGATGCATCCTAATCTGTAAAAATATCAGTCATAATATAACCAGGAAGCAGACTTGCTCTTCATTTTAATCTTTTCTAATCGTCACAAAGTGTTTTCTCTTCCATGCATATACTAAACTGCAGATGGACAGTCCAGTCCCAAGACGAGCCCCTCTGACACAGAGCAGGCGTCCAGCAGGAACTCTGTCCCGGCTCCTTCAGGGTCATCGCTGAAGAGGCTGCGGTCCAGCTGTGTGGTGGTCAGGATGGATGATGTGGACATTCACCAGGCAAGCTTTAATAATCAGCTGATTTGATTTACCTGCTCGAACAGAAGCTCACATCAATAAATGGACTGAGGGATTGGCAGTACCTCTGATAAGTCACCTTGCATTTAGAAAATGTTAGCAGTGACAAAGCAGTCACAGATGGTTTTCATATTGAGGAAACAGGAGTTTAAAATCATAAAACCTCCAGCCAAATAACTACTGATCTACAGTGGATCATAAAACAGGGACAATATCAACAAATCTCTTATCATCTCCTAAAGAAATGACACATAAAATGATATTCTCAGGCGTCACCACCAGCTCCCTACTGTGGATTGCATTCATGATATAACTGCTTACAGTTGACATGCGAGTAAGAAGTATAGGCCTTGGCTAGTGTGTGTGCAAAGCATGCACAGTATAGGGTGATGAGTTGATGAAAAGATGTGACAACCAAGGTTATtagtagtttttattttaaattagtttttattttatttaagttttgacttttcaatttcaacttagtttagttttagttagttttcagagtctgttttagtttagtttcagtttttcagaaaggtttagttttagtttgtttttgtttaggccaggtataatgtctcagaagtctGTAGCtgaatatacatataaaaatacatatttaagcGCTACTTTAGTGTCCAATCAATGCGGCATAATGTCATCTCCTGGAATGTCAAGtccgttcaatttctgtggttcaatgtgacgagagttgacggaaattcatgctgtttcctttttttggtAGTGATTTATTATGACTAAAaataactgaaattaatttatgttcatttttattttatttttgttagttttttacCCAGGCgttattgtttcagtttagttttagtttttcttaaaggatatagtttttatttgtttcagtttactgaaaatatttttcactaccgattttctttttttttactataataaccctggtgaCAACAAAGTGCTTTAAGCATGTTTAATTACTGACCACAGGCATTATCAATGACCCCTTACTGAGGTGACTTCTCTTAAACACACAAGTGTTCTTCTCCAAAACTGTAGCTCCatggctagctagctaactgcaGTGTGCTCATCACTTGCAGTTTGCTCAAACCAGAAATAAACGTGTTAGATTAGCAGCCCTGCAGGCTTCTGCATGGTAGGAAAGTCTCTTTCGGATCAGCTCTCTGATGTTTGATCAGATTATTGATTGATGTGACGATGTGTAAATGCTGCATCACATTGCCCTTCTGGGAAACTGTAACAATAGAAGATATATCCCTGTTTAGTTTAGTTGAGAAGGGACagtgtaaattaattaatgaattaatgaattaattcattaattaatgaattaattagtgaattaattaattaatatacaTGGTGTAAAAAATGCCAGAATTATccaaaaggctatttttcatctgttgtccCAGGCCAAAGTGTTACAGAAGGCATCCTAAAATACATCAGAACAAAAACCTAAAACAGGACATGCAGcttaaatgttggaaaaggacACAGAGTTGTgaaaagcagcagaaacagtagtgacatttatacatataaatcaatattgCAGACAAGCAGGACATCTAGATAGAAGCAGCGAAAAGAGTTTAGAgctgatatgtgtgtgtatgtgtaataaTTGCCGTACGAACAACCACAGCCTTGTAATACTTCCTAAAGTGTTAAGCAAAATTATTTCTCAAGAGTCAGTAAAATACCTCAGAAAGAATAAGTTACTTCACTTGGCCGCTCCAGTGATTTTCATCTGAGATTGAGAAACCCCCCCGCCACTTCAAATTACACTCTCAGGCTGGTTCTGCAATTTCACTTTGGACATTTCAcactgttttctttattttattcaaagTTGAAGTCACTTGTAGTTCCCCATTTGAGAGAACAAGTGACTCCCAGGGGAAATTCAGTGCATGTCTGGGTCTCCACCGTCAGTTAATGACAGGAAGTCGCTGATGTTCAAACTCAGGTGGTTTAGTTCTGCaacatacttgtacttttgtTGAGTAATTGAGTTCCTGTTTTTTGTGTCATGAATGAagcagaaaaatgcaaaatcAAATCCCAGATTTAGGGTTATTTCCACCACTGTTCTAACCTCTACACCTCAACCTTCAGGTGTCAACAAGAGGCCGTCAACACAAGAAGACACGGTCTTTATTATCCTGCAACCGTAAAGCTCTGCGTTTGCCAGACAACATCCCAGCAGTTCATCTGCAGTTCACTGAATACTACTTTCCTGACAACCCCAGTTTTTCAGGTATCATGCGAACGTATTTAaccatatttgtatttttttcctctctcaagTTTAGATTTTGTATGAGCGATGTATATCTGCTTTACTCACTTGTGTTCTAAAATTTTTCATTACAGCACAACCCCCTTTTAAATGTAGTAATagtgacctgtgtgtgtgattctgcCTTGTTACTTGTTACATCCTTGTACCTTGcacattatacatttttaattcatCATGTATATGTTCGCCAGTTATCAGCATTTTATGAAAAACTGCACTTTATTTCTGAATTGCTTGTTAATATTCCGATTCAGTGTAGCCGCTAGGCACACGCGCAGTGCGTAGAACACCAAGTGCCGGGCACAAACAGCCAGCCATAACACTGCTGTTTGCCACTGAGGTGTCGACCTCGCGGTAAAGACAGCTCAACTTTGGAGCGAAAGCATGACGTGGGGTATCAACGGATTCATTGCAATCTCAagattcatatgatgccaatgtATTTCCAATATCTTAAAAACTTAATCCCGCAACAGCCTTTAAATGAGAGTAATGTTAATGTCAGTCAGATGATCCACCATCGTTTTCAGAGGGTTAATAGTAGGCTATGATTCCAATTTTAAGGTCATGGTGAGCGAGGCAGACAACATCTTATTAAAATATAACCTATGGTTCTATTTTTCCCTTTTAGATCATAAATTATGTTAGAAATAGGCCTGCCAATAGGCTGCAGTTCATTTTTCCACCTAttcaaaacaagacaatttcatttaaaagataTATAGCAGCGTaccttgtttttttcaatgtgttACCAATACTGGTGCATTCTGCTCagatttaattcttttttttttttttaagaaaacaagaTTTGATCTTCAAAAAATCTTTTTCAaaaacagagtttttttttggtcaataTGGTAGCTGTATTATAAGCAGGTTAACAGGCTATGTCGGTCGGTCGGGTTGCCATTGTTACAAATGATGACATGTGAATAACCTGTATGTATCAGTATGTCTGACCTTTCTTTACTTCTTCCAGTGCCCACCTCAAACCTGTATGCCCAGCTGAACGGCCTCCAGCTCTGTGTGGACCCAGCCAGCGTGCTGTGGATCAATCTGTTTTCCAGGGGTCTGCTGCACACCCTGGACCAGGTCAAAGCTTTCTACCATTTGCAAGACAGCAGCAGGGCTGAAGAGCATGTAGACATCCGCCTGGATGCAGCTCAGCTCAAGgtgaattttttaaaaatttaaaataaatgtgtgtagCCCGTTTTTTCTCTGATCGGAGCTTATTGCATTTCTAACAAACgtctgtaaatgttttttattcctTCCTATAGTTGGTAATCCCCTTGGATTCTTCCATATTGGACCATCCGGAGCGTCCGCAGTCCCTCTCTGTTACTGTGCCCCAGATGGTTCTCAGCAACTCCCGCCTCTGCCCTCATGGCTCCAGAGCTGACCTCAATAGCACCATTGACAAGTTCACCAGCTGCTCTTTCTTCCAGCACAAGCCTCCCTGTCCCTACCCCAGAGACCAGAGTGCCTTCCACCCCATCCCGTCCACCTTCCTGCAGCACTCTCAAGAGACGGAGCCCCAGCCTCTGGACAGAAAGCAGCTACGATCCCAGGACGTCTGGTCTCTCAGTCTGTCCCGCGTGACCCTCGGCTTTGACGGAGCTCGGCGATTCCCCAAAGGCAGAACCCAGCCTTTCGTTGAGCCCTTCGCCATGTCGGTGTGGCTGTGTCAGCCCTTTAAAAACGGAtcatcgtcttcctcctccagtCCCAGCACAGAACGCCAGCCTTCttcagagcaggaggaggctTCACTCGCCTCTATCCACTTCTTGGCCCACATCGTCACTCCAGTGAAGATGTGGCTCAACCACTACCAGTATGTTGCCCTGCTGAGGATGAAGGACGCCATGGCTCGGTTGGGGGCAGAGTTGAGCCGAGATCTACGAGATGTTAAGCAGGCTCACGGCCAGAAGACGAAACCTACTACGGTTTGCCTCGCCCTCCTGGTGGACTCTGCAGAATTGGGTCTCCTGTTGCCACCAGTGTGCACGGAGCCTGAGGAAGAAGTCCCCCACACCCCAGAGACCGACAGCATAACAGACTCTGACATCTCCCCCACTCATCACTCAGCAGTGCTGGAGGACAGCGGGTTAGAAAACGGCATCTCCTCCCTCAACACCATCAGCGCATTCGATCAGGACGAACAAgatggggtggtggaggaggcATGCGAGGCTGTGGAGGAGGGGTTAGAGGGGGGCGGTTTGACAGCACAGGAGGACACCCCCGTCCTCTCGCCTCCACTCTCACCTGGCCACTCCCCTGTCCTCTCCCGCGAACTGTCCAACTTCAGCCTGGAGGGAGAGCTGTCAAGCGCCATCAACGTCACCAAGGACGTGACCAAAGATGCCTTTAGTGCCTCGCTGGACCTGACCAAAGGGGCGTTTTCAATAACAAAGGACGCCTTCAGCATGCTGAGTCGTGGCTCAGGGATGAGCAAGTTGTTCAGTGGGCAGGCAAAGTAAGTGCTAGTGCTCTCCTGCTGTGCTGTTGGCAACAtaagagtgtttgtgtgtctggaaCCCATACCGT
This region includes:
- the uhrf1bp1 gene encoding UHRF1-binding protein 1 isoform X1 — protein: MAGIIKKQILKHLSRFTKNLSPDKINLSTLKGEGQLSNLELDEEVLQNMLDLPTWLAVTRVYCNKAAIRIQWTKLKTSPICLFLDKVEVEMRTCEEPRPPNGPSPIAITAGQSEYGFAEKVVEGMSVRINSITIKVQARAFHASFELWQLQGNSLNPKWQNSDLRYTRVTDPKRGEVLTFKEINWQSLRIEADAIESNDQDLGSTPLRLITNQGRIRIALKRRIKDCNVLASKLLFILDDLLWVLTDSQLKAIIHYAKSLSEAMEKSAQQRKSRAAESLQTAPPSPGLHNLWTEPPPAPAGTPSNASQYFDLYDVKESSYHTFISRLDLHICNDSSSMDDDEAPPPGLQGAMQLTFRKLGFDYYPVHRPADGCRHWERHSGAMEAQAQWAGRLLQEYQRRAEATGFPGPHAEVPQSTKDSSVKTAQDGQSSPKTSPSDTEQASSRNSVPAPSGSSLKRLRSSCVVVRMDDVDIHQVSTRGRQHKKTRSLLSCNRKALRLPDNIPAVHLQFTEYYFPDNPSFSVPTSNLYAQLNGLQLCVDPASVLWINLFSRGLLHTLDQVKAFYHLQDSSRAEEHVDIRLDAAQLKLVIPLDSSILDHPERPQSLSVTVPQMVLSNSRLCPHGSRADLNSTIDKFTSCSFFQHKPPCPYPRDQSAFHPIPSTFLQHSQETEPQPLDRKQLRSQDVWSLSLSRVTLGFDGARRFPKGRTQPFVEPFAMSVWLCQPFKNGSSSSSSSPSTERQPSSEQEEASLASIHFLAHIVTPVKMWLNHYQYVALLRMKDAMARLGAELSRDLRDVKQAHGQKTKPTTVCLALLVDSAELGLLLPPVCTEPEEEVPHTPETDSITDSDISPTHHSAVLEDSGLENGISSLNTISAFDQDEQDGVVEEACEAVEEGLEGGGLTAQEDTPVLSPPLSPGHSPVLSRELSNFSLEGELSSAINVTKDVTKDAFSASLDLTKGAFSITKDAFSMLSRGSGMSKLFSGQAKEQVQRTEDSSPSLAASLRHQSMKQSPSQHSFDSAILDGSLPDENLSVDSDVSDNFVVIMESESGIESMRPNNTPAGSRGSPAPGTEGGSSADLSSSLSQSIEDVSQDMSSVLLLILSGTACTVEVKGEDQVVAVETQNLSPVQMGNIRVSDLHAGLIQAPGGPVQKQDRPGTSRGPPVVCMRAEMGPSAARHSAQAESLGFLDMRVRDCKAELLASTVANIGPFLEDEFSVDGQPMKLHMSNVTITMKDDSPKIYPTAPQAVPSSFIVDQLLLERSDDGMMRLKAEGTDPKASAGVPVVAPDNPNCSRSVQQQSERQTLESQLSDAQAALNEALGDRERLLLEIRKHDPTFAL
- the uhrf1bp1 gene encoding UHRF1-binding protein 1 isoform X2 gives rise to the protein MLDLPTWLAVTRVYCNKAAIRIQWTKLKTSPICLFLDKVEVEMRTCEEPRPPNGPSPIAITAGQSEYGFAEKVVEGMSVRINSITIKVQARAFHASFELWQLQGNSLNPKWQNSDLRYTRVTDPKRGEVLTFKEINWQSLRIEADAIESNDQDLGSTPLRLITNQGRIRIALKRRIKDCNVLASKLLFILDDLLWVLTDSQLKAIIHYAKSLSEAMEKSAQQRKSRAAESLQTAPPSPGLHNLWTEPPPAPAGTPSNASQYFDLYDVKESSYHTFISRLDLHICNDSSSMDDDEAPPPGLQGAMQLTFRKLGFDYYPVHRPADGCRHWERHSGAMEAQAQWAGRLLQEYQRRAEATGFPGPHAEVPQSTKDSSVKTAQDGQSSPKTSPSDTEQASSRNSVPAPSGSSLKRLRSSCVVVRMDDVDIHQVSTRGRQHKKTRSLLSCNRKALRLPDNIPAVHLQFTEYYFPDNPSFSVPTSNLYAQLNGLQLCVDPASVLWINLFSRGLLHTLDQVKAFYHLQDSSRAEEHVDIRLDAAQLKLVIPLDSSILDHPERPQSLSVTVPQMVLSNSRLCPHGSRADLNSTIDKFTSCSFFQHKPPCPYPRDQSAFHPIPSTFLQHSQETEPQPLDRKQLRSQDVWSLSLSRVTLGFDGARRFPKGRTQPFVEPFAMSVWLCQPFKNGSSSSSSSPSTERQPSSEQEEASLASIHFLAHIVTPVKMWLNHYQYVALLRMKDAMARLGAELSRDLRDVKQAHGQKTKPTTVCLALLVDSAELGLLLPPVCTEPEEEVPHTPETDSITDSDISPTHHSAVLEDSGLENGISSLNTISAFDQDEQDGVVEEACEAVEEGLEGGGLTAQEDTPVLSPPLSPGHSPVLSRELSNFSLEGELSSAINVTKDVTKDAFSASLDLTKGAFSITKDAFSMLSRGSGMSKLFSGQAKEQVQRTEDSSPSLAASLRHQSMKQSPSQHSFDSAILDGSLPDENLSVDSDVSDNFVVIMESESGIESMRPNNTPAGSRGSPAPGTEGGSSADLSSSLSQSIEDVSQDMSSVLLLILSGTACTVEVKGEDQVVAVETQNLSPVQMGNIRVSDLHAGLIQAPGGPVQKQDRPGTSRGPPVVCMRAEMGPSAARHSAQAESLGFLDMRVRDCKAELLASTVANIGPFLEDEFSVDGQPMKLHMSNVTITMKDDSPKIYPTAPQAVPSSFIVDQLLLERSDDGMMRLKAEGTDPKASAGVPVVAPDNPNCSRSVQQQSERQTLESQLSDAQAALNEALGDRERLLLEIRKHDPTFAL